A genomic window from Silene latifolia isolate original U9 population chromosome Y, ASM4854445v1, whole genome shotgun sequence includes:
- the LOC141632629 gene encoding uncharacterized protein LOC141632629 — translation MSEKVGWAKLLWHKWSLAKHSFHCWLIFKNALNVKDKLFRHGISPDDICCICHTAQETVVHLLQHCQYGQLILTGVCLRLQILVPVGNALIWIGRRRWSDIQKKTCLCAVMAVYYHIWQQRNNARLNATLCNPTVVIEQIMHLVQFRVQQFALSMM, via the coding sequence ATGAGCGAGAAGGTTGGTTGGGCTAAATTGCTTTGGCATAAATGGAGCTTAGCAAAGCATAGCTTTCATTGCTGGTTAATCTTCAAGAATGCCCTCAATGTCAAGGATAAATTATTTCGCCATGGGATTTCACCTGATGATATCTGTTGCATTTGTCATACTGCCCAGGAGACCGTGGTTCATTTACTGCAACACTGTCAGTATGGACAGCTTATTCTCACGGGTGTTTGTCTGAGACTCCAGATTCTTGTGCCTGTTGGTAATGCACTCATATGGATTGGCAGGAGGAGATGGTCTGATATCCAGAAGAAGACCTGTTTGTGTGCTGTCATGGCGGTTTACTATCACATATGGCAGCAAAGGAATAATGCTAGACTGAATGCGACTTTATGTAATCCTACTGTTGTCATCGAGCAAATCATGCATTTAGTTCAGTTTAGAGTTCAACAATTTGCACTGTCAATGATGTAA